A genomic window from Panthera tigris isolate Pti1 chromosome B4, P.tigris_Pti1_mat1.1, whole genome shotgun sequence includes:
- the LOC122240372 gene encoding nascent polypeptide-associated complex subunit alpha, muscle-specific form-like, translating to MGRGMCSYWTTEICLGKVAVACHLCLILCGDFHSQIKKFCVSCEACCTKLGCITHLCFFPSLSFFIPLFCFSPPAMLPVSSALNVTAALGQPESTLPPSCSLAPQQCPLATPNQPSPSLSPSSVASTPFEAPFPQSSSGTALPLGVVPSPTDTPAFLPNLLGPPISPAALALASPMITPTLKGAHSSSAPLALVALAPHSVQKNSAHPLNPLSSPPSIAVTKSGSVTSLSSPIASSEPKTSPIQDPLQVDPRKITPIPPSIVSAVPAHVGTPLASVQSGVASCPQMPPTTPLAITPPQFRDIPVSSALTSQQNKESLSLKGPHSSPAALSVSTQSISVSPNISPVFLPSLGSHPAPLHQTSLGSPIQPLGQTGHNVLSDAILDATSADHSSTGTSYPSQRSVIPPPPSKNEVTSAAVAAFPAGTRDSPLTLSVDKDPSAATGIASYNPSGSLNVATSSPLSPTDSLILKGSPDATHHQPLVAQIPASPESPSLKEAPVCSVGTTPFVMANPSTVSAAPTTFEIATCVSPPVSSGPISSKDSTSHTALVMTPVAPKELPAPQVTTPLGIPVSPSLPAPENPKSLPASVLVKLPTQKDLQTSPASVAGAPVSPVQAGLPIKKDPTLIPLALAAPKNPPSSQSTSSSLEIPLSPETTLAKKSLVEPLPLVMPVNTAPSPLGVNSPTSVIKTDPYASPDPTSSLLPRSSLPTPTMATFSAATAGVAPTTIASPFLGAVSLTHESHPDKEVSSTLTILPLVPPASESCPVAPTVALPPQNVSAFPAAMALAPEIPKSEPFPSLPPQGAKKVHGISHTSALEPVASSPEGHPTKDSGSSVNTSSQGTSLADSTSRLGTSMSPQTKRRPTKKGSTTSTLTLSKSVPAVPDTPPGNHSSPVSPVEASFLPEANLSFQVPKGSLAKKHSPTPSPKEAPDTPSPKEASTPPAVAPPSPKKSQAAPSPKRAPATPSPKGTSTAPAVAPPAPKGGPTTLSPKETSTPAVNPSCPKGAPSPQAIAPPSPKGGPATPSPKEPSTPPSMTPSSPKESPATQLPRGAPTPEAVAPASSKESQATPAPKRAPAVAPPAPKKSQATPAPKRTPATPSPKGASTAPAVAPPSPKGGPAIPSPKETSTPPAMTPSSPRESPATQPPNGAPTTPAVAPASPKESQATPAPKGGPATPSSKETSTPPARTPPSPKGGPATPSSKETSTPPARTPPSPKGGPATPSSKETSTPPARTPPSPKGGPATPSSKETSTPPARTPPSPKGGPVTPSSKETSTPPARTPSSPKTAQPPREAPTPQAVAPASSKESQATPAPKRAPASPLPKGTPFVPAVAPPSPKKSQATPAPKKAPATSSPKGSPNAPAVALPSPKESSATQPPKGAPNPPTVAPPSPKGGPAIVSPKETPTSPIMTPPSPKGASAVTPSSHKESPETPAPKGAPTTPPPKRASTPPALTPSSPKESLATPSSRGTSATPSPKRAPGTPSSKGTSAASSPKRAPATPSSTGAPTPSSEISPSPKEAPISPVSVTCPLGSIAPQASKGLPIMKGPTALKPVLVAPAPESAPVVTVPSEKDPLAKKSSATPPPVCPDPSAKNGTKGPLSTMAPAPLLTVSAQKASSPKTPKTLPVSPLKGKDSFHSPKSPLALAPESVTSTPLATASSEKVLPNAGSASVSPAPTPPVSLPLPPSPVPPLLPKQQFLPSSPGLVLESPCKPSAPADEDELPPLIPPEPISGGVPFQSVLVNMPTPKPAGIPAPTPSAKQPVLKNNKGICLGLLCAWCVAHTPPGATHRY from the coding sequence atggggagagggatgTGTTCTTACTGGACCACTGAAATATGTTTGGGGAAGGTTGCTGTTGCCTGTCACCTTTGTCTAATCCTGTGTGGTGACTTTCATTCTCAGATtaaaaaattctgtgtttcctgtGAGGCATGTTGTACCAAGTTGGGCTGCATAACtcacctttgtttttttccttccctttccttctttattccccttttttgcttttctcctccaGCTATGCTTCCTGTGTCTTCAGCCTTGAATGTCACTGCTGCCTTAGGGCAGCCTGAATCTACCCTTCCCCCTTCTTGTTCCCTGGCTCCCCAACAATGCCCTCTGGCAACCCCTAACCAGCCTTCCCCATCCCTTTCTCCCTCTAGTGTTGCTTCAACCCCTTTTGAAGCTCCTTTTCCCCAGTCATCCTCTGGGACAGCCCTGCCTTTGGGAGttgtcccttcccccactgacACCCCAGCTTTCCTGCCAAACCTACTAGGGCCTCCCATCTCCCCAGCTGCCTTAGCTCTGGCCTCTCCCATGATAACTCCAACTCTGAAAGGCGCCCATTCTTCTTCAGCTCCCTTGGCTCTGGTGGCCTTGGCTCCCCACTCAGTTCAGAAGAACTCTGCTCATCCACTTAACCCTCTTAGTTCACCTCCTTCGATTGCTGTGACTAAGTCAGGGTCGGTGACCTCCCTGTCATCTCCCATTGCTTCCTCAGAACCAAAGACCTCTCCTATTCAAGACCCCTTACAAGTAGACCCTCGAAAAATTACCCCCATCCCTCCAAGTATAGTCAGTGCTGTTCCTGCCCATGTTGGAACTCCCTTGGCCTCTGTTCAGTCTGGAGTAGCCTCATGTCCTCAGATGCCACCCACCACTCCCCTAGCCATCACTCCCCCTCAGTTCAGAGACATCCCTGTTTCCTCAGCTCTGACTTCTcaacaaaacaaggaaagcctCAGCCTAAAGGGACCCCATAGTTCGCCTGCTGCCTTATCTGTTTCAACCCAGtctatttctgtgtctcccaacATCTCTCcagtttttctcccttctctaggCTCTCACCCTGCACCTTTACATCAGACTTCTCTTGGTTCTCCTATTCAGCCCTTAGGTCAAACAGGCCATAATGTTCTGTCAGATGCTATACTAGATGCCACTTCTGCAGATCATTCTTCCACAGGGACCTCTTACCCTTCTCAGAGATCTGTaattcctccccctccttccaaaAATGAGGTGACTTCTGCTGCTGTGGCTGCTTTTCCAGCAGGGACTCGAGATTCCCCTCTGACTCTTTCTGTTGACAAAGATCCCTCTGCTGCCACTGGCATAGCCTCCTACAACCCCTCTGGTTCATTAAATGTAGCTACCTCTTCTCCATTATCTCCTACAGACTCTCTCATTCTCAAAGGTTCTCCTGATGCCACTCATCATCAGCCTTTGGTGGCCCAAATTCCTGCTTCTCCAGAGAGTCCAAGCTTGAAAGAAGCTCCTGTTTGTTCTGTTGGAACCACCCCATTTGTTATGGCTAACCCCTCTACAGTTTCTGCAGCACCTACTACCTTTGAGATAGCTACTTGTGTCTCTCCTCCAGTTTCATCAGGTCCCATAAGTAGTAAGGACTCCACTTCCCATACTGCCCTTGTTATGACTCCTGTGGCTCCCAAAGAGCTTCCTGCTCCTCAAGTAACAACCCCTCTGGGAATAccagtctctccttctctgccagcCCCTGAGAACCCCAAAAGTCTCCCTGCATCAGTATTGGTAAAGTTACCAACACAGAAAGATCTCCAGACTTCACCTGCCTCTGTTGCTGGAGCCCCTGTTTCACCGGTCCAGGCAGGACTCCCTATCAAGAAAGACCCTACTCTAATACCATTGGCCCTGGCAGCCCCTAAAAATCCCCCCTCTTCCCAAAGTACATCATCATCATTGGAGATCCCTCTTTCCCCTGAAACCACCTTAGCAAAGAAAAGCCTTGTAGAGCCTCTCCCTCTAGTTATGCCAGTCAATACTGCTCCCTCTCCTCTGGGTGTTAACTCTCCAACCTCTGTAATCAAGACAGATCCTTATGCAAGCCCAGACCCCACGAGTAGTCTGCTTCCCAGAAGTTCTCTCCCTACCCCAACCATGGCTACATTTTCTGCTGCCACTGCTGGGGTGGCTCCTACCACTATAGCCAGCCCTTTCCTAGGAGCTGTCTCTTTGACTCATGAAAGCCACCCAGACAAGGAGGTTAGTTCCACTCTCACTATTTTACCTTTGGTTCCACCAGCCTCCGAAAGTTGCCCTGTGGCTCCAACTGTGGCTTTACCCCCCCAGAATGTTTCTGCTTTTCCAGCTGCCATGGCACTGGCCCCCGAAATTCCCAAGTCTgagccctttccctctcttcctcctcaagGTGCAAAGAAAGTTCATGGTATTTCTCATACCTCGGCATTGGAACCTGTGGCTTCCTCTCCTGAAGGGCACCCAACCAAGGACTCTGGTTCTTCTGTTAATACATCTTCTCAAGGAACTTCCCTAGCTGACTCCACATCTCGTTTAGGGACTAGTATGTCTCCCCAAACTAAAAGACGTCCAACCAAGAAGGGTTCAACTACTTCTACCTTAACTCTTTCTAAAAGTGTACCTGCTGTCCCTGATACTCCTCCTGGAAATCACTCATCCCCTGTTTCTCCAGTTGAAGCTTCCTTTCTTCCAGAGGCCAATCTTTCTTTTCAAGTCCCTAAAGGGTCACTGGCCAAGAAGCATTCCCCTACTCCATCCCCCAAAGAGGCCCCAGATACCCCATCGCCCAAAGAGGCCTCCACTCCCCCAGCTgtggctcctccctcccccaaaaagtCCCAAGCAGCTCCATCCCCCAAGAGAGCCCCAGCTACTCCATCTCCCAAAGGAACCTCCACTGCCCCAGCTgtggctccccccgcccccaaagggGGCCCAACAACTCTATCCCCTAAAGAGACATCCACTCCAGCAGTGAATCCTTCCTGCCCCAAAGgggctcccagcccccaggccatagctcctccctcccccaaagggGGCCCAGCAACCCCATCCCCTAAAGAGCCTTCCACTCCTCCATCTATGACTCCTTCCTCCCCCAAAGAGTCCCCAGCTACCCAACTTCCCAGAGGGGCCCCTACCCCAGAAGCTGTGGCTCCTGCCTCTTCCAAAGAGTCCCAAGCAACTCCAGCCCCCAAAAGAGCCCCAGCTGTGGCTCCTCCAGCCCCCAAAAAGTCCCAAGCAACTCCAGCCCCCAAAAGAACCCCAGCTACTCCATCTCCCAAAGGGGCCTCCACTGCCCCAGCTgtggctcccccctcccccaaaggggGCCCAGCAATTCCATCCCCTAAAGAAACCTCCACTCCCCCAGCTATGACTCCTTCCTCCCCCAGAGAATCCCCAGCTACCCAACCTCCCAACGGAGCTCCCACTACCCCAGCTGTGGCTCCTGCCTCTCCCAAAGAGTCCCAAGCAACTCCAGCCCCCAAAGGGGGCCCAGCAACCCCATCCTCTAAAGAGACTTCCACTCCACCAGCTAggactcctccctcccccaaagggGGCCCAGCAACCCCATCCTCTAAAGAGACCTCCACTCCACCAGCTAggactcctccctcccccaaagggGGCCCAGCAACCCCATCCTCTAAAGAGACCTCCACTCCACCAGCTAggactcctccctcccccaaagggGGCCCAGCAACCCCATCCTCTAAAGAGACCTCCACTCCACCAGCTAggactcctccctcccccaaagggGGCCCAGTAACCCCATCCTCTAAAGAGACCTCCACTCCACCAGCTAGGACTCCTTCCTCCCCCAAAACTGCCCAACCTCCCAGAGAGGCCCCCACCCCTCAAGCTGTGGCTCCTGCCTCTTCCAAAGAGTCCCAAGCAACTCCAGCCCCCAAAAGAGCCCCAGCTTCCCCACTTCCTAAAGGGACCCCCTTTGTCCCAGCTgtggctcctccctcccccaaaaagtCCCAAGCAACTCCAGCCCCCAAAAAAGCCCCAGCAACTTCGTCTCCCAAAGGGTCCCCTAATGCCCCAGCTGTAGCTCTTCCCTCCCCAAAAGAGTCCTCAGCTACCCAACCTCCCAAAGGAGCCCCCAATCCCCCAACTGTGGCTCCTCCCTCCCCGAAAGGAGGACCAGCAATTGTATCCCCTAAAGAGACCCCCACTTCCCCAATAAtgactcctccctcccccaaagggGCCTCAGCTGTGACTCCTTCTTCCCACAAAGAGTCTCCAGAAACTCCAGCCCCCAAGGGGGCCCCAACAACCCCACCTCCCAAGCGGGCCTCCACTCCCCCAGCTCTGACTCCTTCCTCCCCCAAAGAGTCTCTAGCTACCCCATCCTCCAGAGGGACCTCAGCAACTCCATCTCCCAAAAGAGCCCCAGGGACTCCATCCTCCAAAGGAACCTCAGCAGCTTCATCCCCCAAAAGAGCACCAGCTACCCCATCCTCCACAGGTGCCCCCACTCCCTCATCTGAGATTTCTCCCTCACCCAAAGAGGCCCCTATATCTCCAGTTTCAGTTACTTGTCCCTTGGGGTCCATTGCCCCTCAGGCATCTAAAGGCCTACCGATAATGAAAGGTCCCACAGCTCTTAAACCAGTACTTGTTGCCCCAGCTCCAGAAAGTGCACCAGTTGTCACAGTTCCCTCTGAGAAAGATCCACTGGCCAAGAAGAGTTCTGCTACTCCACCTCCTGTGTGCCCCGATCCCTCAGCCAAGAATGGTACTAAAGGACCTCTTTCTACAATGGCTCCAGCCCCTCTACTGACAGTCTCTGCTCAGAAAGCCTCTTCTCCAAAGACTCCCAAAACCCTTCCTGTTTCTCCGTTAAAAGGCAAAGATTCTTTTCATTCCCCAAAGAGCCCCTTGGCTCTTGCTCCTGAGTCTGTGACATCTACCCCTCTGGCAACAGCTTCCTCTGAGAAGGTCCTTCCTAATGCTGGATCAGCATCTGTCTCTCCAGCACCCACCCCAccagtctctctgcctctccctccctccccagttccCCCTCTGCTTCCTAAACAGCAATTTCTGCCGTCCTCACCTGGGCTGGTGCTGGAATCACCCTGTAAGCCCTCAGCCCCTGCTGATGAGGATGAGCTGCCGCCTCTGATTCCCCCGGAACCAATCTCGGGGGGAGTGCCTTTCCAGTCGGTCCTCGTCAACATGCCCACCCCTAAACCTGCTGGGatccctgccccaaccccctcTGCCAAGCAGCCTGTTCTGAAGAACAACAAGGGTATTTGCCTTGGTTTGCTGTGTGCATGGTGTGTCGCCCACACCCCTCCTGGGGCTACCCACCGATACTAA
- the LOC102970993 gene encoding nascent polypeptide-associated complex subunit alpha: MPGEATETVPATEQELPQPQAETGSGTESDSDESVPELEEQDSTQATTQQAQLAAAAEIDEEPVSKAKQSRSEKKARKAMSKLGLRQVTGVTRVTIRKSKNILFVITKPDVYKSPASDTYIVFGEAKIEDLSQQAQLAAAEKFKVQGEAVSNIQENTQTPTVQEESEEEEVDETGVEVKDIELVMSQANVSRAKAVRALKNNSNDIVNAIMELTM, encoded by the exons ATGCCTGGTGAAGCCACAGAAACCGTCCCTGCTACAGAGCAGGAGTTGCCACAGCCCCAGGCTGAGACAG GGTCTGGAACAGAATCGGACAGTGATGAATCAGTACCAGAGCTTGAGGAACAGGATTCCACACAGGCAACCACCCAACAAGCCCAG CTGGCAGCAGCAGCTGAAATCGATGAAGAACCAGTCAGTAAAGCAAAACAGAGCCGGAGTGAAAAGAAGGCACGGAAG gcTATGTCCAAACTAGGTCTTCGACAGGTTACAGGGGTTACAAGAGTCACTATCCGGAAATCTAAGAATATCCTCTTTGTCATCACAAAACCAGATGTCTACAAGAGCCCAGCTTCAGATACCTACATAGTTTTTGGGGAAGCCAAG ATCGAGGATTTATCTCAGCAGGCACAACTAGCAGCTGCTGAGAAATTCAAAGTTCAAGGTGAAGCTGTCTCAAACATTCAAGAAAATACACAGACTCCAACTGTACAAGAAGAGAGTGAAGAGGAAGAG gttgATGAAACAGGTGTAGAGGTTAAGGACATAGAACTGGTCATGTCACAAGCAAATGTATCAAGAGCAAAGGCAGTTCGAGCCCTGAAGAACAACAGTAATGATATTGTAAATGCTATTATG gaaTTAACAATGTAA